Proteins found in one Pseudomonas sp. P8_241 genomic segment:
- a CDS encoding DUF2889 domain-containing protein has protein sequence MKQPVSGEKERQPLHTRQVICTGYLRSDGLIDLEGTLLDSKHHDHDAFYKVITAGAPVHRMRIVITADLQFNIRNVEAVMDDFPTPFCPEIVSAYKSLIGLKVGPGFKKQMIQRVGGVQGCTHLTELLGPMATTLYQSTVDLLREAERERAAREPGYVVPKPWFLGTCHAHHPDREEVRKRWPDTALERVRLITDGL, from the coding sequence ATGAAGCAACCTGTATCGGGCGAAAAAGAACGCCAGCCGCTGCATACACGACAGGTGATCTGTACCGGATACCTGCGTAGCGATGGTCTGATCGATCTGGAAGGCACGCTGCTGGACAGCAAACATCACGACCATGATGCCTTCTACAAAGTCATCACTGCCGGTGCGCCCGTGCACCGGATGCGAATTGTCATCACCGCGGATCTGCAGTTCAACATTCGCAACGTCGAGGCGGTCATGGACGACTTCCCGACACCGTTTTGCCCGGAAATCGTTTCCGCTTACAAAAGCCTGATCGGTCTGAAGGTAGGTCCTGGCTTCAAGAAGCAGATGATCCAGCGCGTGGGCGGAGTTCAAGGCTGTACCCACCTGACCGAATTGCTTGGCCCGATGGCGACCACGTTGTACCAAAGCACCGTGGATCTGCTGCGCGAAGCCGAACGTGAGCGTGCGGCCCGCGAGCCGGGTTATGTCGTACCGAAGCCCTGGTTCCTCGGCACTTGCCACGCCCATCACCCCGACAGGGAAGAGGTGCGCAAGCGCTGGCCCGATACTGCGCTAGAACGGGTACGCCTGATTACCGATGGCCTCTAA
- a CDS encoding SDR family NAD(P)-dependent oxidoreductase, with the protein MKLLQNKVAIVTGGSSGIGRATALLFAREGARVVVADMNDAAGQAVVDEIRQSDGDAFFQRVDVRREEDCAALVEVTLGQYGQLDIAFNNAGISGSTGLIENQSLEHWRNVLDVNLTGVFNCMVHELRAMKARGGSIINTASIMGLQGTAGASAYSASKHGVIGLTRSAALEYGKYGVRINALCPGFVETPMIVGVGSEFDPDTLATMLKTIPQRRLGEPSEQAQMVLWLASDRSSYATGGHFVVDGGYTA; encoded by the coding sequence ATGAAGCTTCTGCAAAACAAGGTGGCCATCGTCACCGGTGGTTCATCCGGTATCGGCCGTGCGACAGCCCTGTTGTTCGCCCGCGAGGGTGCCCGGGTGGTCGTGGCGGACATGAACGACGCGGCAGGACAAGCCGTGGTCGACGAAATTCGCCAATCCGATGGTGATGCCTTCTTCCAGCGGGTCGACGTGCGCCGCGAGGAAGATTGCGCGGCGCTGGTCGAGGTAACGCTGGGCCAATACGGCCAGCTCGACATCGCCTTCAACAATGCCGGCATCAGCGGTTCCACCGGGCTGATCGAAAACCAAAGCCTGGAGCACTGGCGCAACGTGCTGGATGTGAACCTGACCGGGGTTTTCAACTGCATGGTGCATGAACTGCGCGCCATGAAAGCGCGCGGCGGTTCGATCATCAACACCGCCTCGATCATGGGTCTGCAAGGCACCGCTGGCGCATCCGCCTACTCGGCGTCCAAGCATGGCGTGATCGGCCTGACCCGCAGTGCCGCGCTGGAATATGGCAAGTACGGCGTGCGAATCAACGCGCTGTGCCCGGGTTTCGTAGAGACACCGATGATCGTCGGAGTCGGCAGCGAATTCGATCCCGATACGCTGGCGACGATGCTCAAGACCATTCCCCAACGCCGGCTGGGCGAGCCGTCCGAACAAGCACAAATGGTGCTCTGGTTGGCCTCGGACCGATCTTCATATGCCACCGGCGGACACTTCGTAGTGGACGGCGGTTACACGGCTTAA
- a CDS encoding lipid-transfer protein, with translation MSQKVYVAGVGMIPFLKPGASGSYIEMGAEATCLALKDSGLDYRLVQQAYVGYVYGDSTSGQSALYEVGMTGIPVVNVNNNCSTGSSALYLARQAVESGAVECALALGFEQMQPGALKNQWEDRPAAMGKSSAVADLLTADAEGVPMALKMFGGAGREHMHKYGTQMSTFAAIRAKASRHAANNPLALFRKVVTTEDVMNDQVVWPGVMTRLMACPPTCGAAAAIICTEAFARKHGLRTDVVILAQSMTTDMPIAYEPPSMIQMVGFDMAQRAAHEVYEKAGVGPQDIRVAEMHDCFAHNELLTYESLGLCPVGGAERFVLDGDNTYGGQVVTNPSGGLLSKGHPLGATGLAQCYELTHQLRGTAQDRQVQGVRHALQHNLGLGGACVVTLYGRG, from the coding sequence ATGTCGCAGAAAGTGTATGTAGCCGGCGTAGGTATGATTCCGTTTCTGAAACCAGGTGCCAGCGGCTCCTACATCGAAATGGGCGCCGAGGCGACCTGCCTGGCCCTCAAGGATTCTGGGCTGGATTACCGGCTGGTGCAGCAGGCCTATGTCGGGTACGTCTACGGCGATTCCACCTCTGGTCAGTCGGCCCTCTATGAAGTGGGGATGACCGGTATCCCGGTAGTCAACGTCAACAACAACTGCTCGACCGGCTCCAGCGCGCTGTACCTGGCACGCCAGGCCGTAGAAAGCGGTGCGGTGGAATGTGCCCTGGCGCTGGGCTTCGAGCAAATGCAACCCGGCGCGCTGAAAAACCAGTGGGAAGATCGCCCGGCCGCCATGGGCAAAAGCTCGGCAGTGGCGGACCTGCTGACCGCCGATGCCGAAGGCGTACCCATGGCGCTGAAGATGTTCGGTGGCGCCGGTCGTGAGCACATGCACAAATACGGCACGCAAATGAGCACCTTCGCGGCCATCCGCGCCAAGGCCAGCCGTCACGCGGCCAACAACCCGCTGGCGCTGTTCCGCAAGGTCGTGACTACCGAAGACGTGATGAACGATCAGGTCGTATGGCCCGGCGTGATGACCCGCCTGATGGCTTGCCCGCCAACCTGTGGTGCCGCGGCGGCAATCATCTGCACCGAGGCTTTCGCCCGCAAACACGGCTTGCGCACAGACGTGGTGATCCTCGCCCAGTCGATGACCACGGACATGCCAATCGCCTACGAGCCGCCATCGATGATCCAAATGGTCGGTTTCGACATGGCTCAGCGCGCCGCTCATGAAGTGTATGAGAAGGCTGGTGTAGGACCGCAGGACATCCGCGTCGCCGAAATGCACGACTGCTTCGCCCACAACGAACTGCTGACCTATGAATCGCTGGGTCTTTGTCCGGTCGGTGGCGCCGAGCGATTTGTGCTCGACGGCGACAACACCTATGGCGGCCAAGTCGTCACCAACCCGTCGGGCGGGCTGCTTTCCAAGGGGCACCCGCTGGGCGCCACTGGGCTGGCGCAGTGCTACGAACTGACCCATCAATTGCGCGGCACGGCTCAGGACCGTCAGGTACAGGGTGTGCGTCATGCGTTGCAGCACAACCTCGGACTGGGCGGCGCTTGCGTCGTGACGCTCTACGGCCGCGGCTGA
- a CDS encoding acyl-CoA dehydrogenase family protein, which produces MLDSYRSPWLDEDVAPFADSVRRFVTTQLAPMEEKWREQHQADRASWLATGEMGMILPDIDVEYGGSGGTPAHLAVVVSELFYAGVSGMGVGINHIVGHYILDDGTETQKQHWLPKIASGEVICSVAMTEPGTGSDLQAVRTRAVKQGDKYVINGAKTFITNGQTSDMVAVVAKTDMSAGSKGISIFLVDTKLPGFRRGKCLDKIGLLSSDTSEMFFDDVEVPADCLLGGVEGKGLYTLMKQLPFERAQIAIGAAATMERALKLTLEYTKERQVFGKPVLDFQNTRFSLADVKATVFASRTFCDHIIAQWVAGKLDSTLASMGKFWLTERQSEVLDTCLQFFGGYGYMNEYPIARMWADARVARIYGGANEIQRELVGRSL; this is translated from the coding sequence ATGCTGGATAGCTACCGTTCCCCTTGGCTCGACGAAGACGTCGCGCCATTTGCCGACAGTGTTCGCCGTTTTGTCACCACCCAATTGGCACCCATGGAAGAGAAGTGGCGTGAGCAGCACCAGGCCGACCGCGCTTCATGGCTGGCGACGGGCGAAATGGGCATGATCCTGCCCGATATCGACGTGGAGTATGGCGGTTCGGGCGGCACACCGGCGCACCTGGCAGTGGTGGTCAGTGAACTGTTCTATGCCGGTGTATCCGGCATGGGCGTTGGAATCAACCACATCGTCGGTCACTACATCCTCGATGACGGCACTGAGACGCAAAAGCAGCACTGGCTGCCGAAGATTGCCTCGGGTGAAGTGATCTGCTCCGTCGCCATGACCGAGCCGGGCACCGGTTCCGATTTGCAGGCTGTCCGTACCCGCGCAGTCAAGCAAGGCGACAAGTATGTGATCAATGGCGCCAAGACGTTCATCACCAACGGCCAGACCAGCGACATGGTGGCCGTGGTCGCCAAGACCGACATGTCCGCCGGCTCCAAGGGTATTTCGATTTTCCTGGTTGACACCAAGCTGCCGGGCTTCCGTCGCGGCAAGTGCCTGGACAAGATCGGGCTGCTATCGTCGGATACTTCCGAAATGTTCTTCGACGATGTCGAAGTCCCGGCCGACTGCCTGCTTGGCGGTGTCGAAGGCAAAGGCCTGTACACGCTGATGAAGCAACTGCCGTTCGAACGGGCGCAGATCGCCATTGGCGCCGCCGCCACCATGGAACGCGCCCTCAAGCTAACCCTTGAGTACACCAAAGAGCGCCAGGTGTTCGGCAAGCCGGTACTGGATTTCCAGAACACCCGTTTCAGCCTCGCTGACGTCAAGGCCACCGTATTCGCTTCGCGCACGTTCTGCGATCACATCATCGCGCAATGGGTCGCGGGCAAACTCGACTCGACGCTGGCCTCGATGGGCAAGTTCTGGCTGACAGAACGCCAGAGCGAAGTGCTCGATACCTGCCTGCAGTTCTTCGGTGGCTACGGCTACATGAACGAATACCCGATCGCCCGGATGTGGGCTGATGCGCGCGTTGCACGTATTTACGGTGGCGCCAACGAAATCCAGCGCGAGCTGGTCGGTCGTTCGCTCTGA
- a CDS encoding MaoC family dehydratase, with protein sequence MNIQYSDIHEGDELPALNLPAINRTTLALYCGASGDHNPIHIDIDFARKARMPDVFAHGMLSAAYLGRLLTQWVPQQQVRSLSMRFTGITQLGHTPTCTGKITEKFEENGEKRVRLAIHCANQYGEDKLVGEAVVALV encoded by the coding sequence ATGAATATTCAATACAGCGATATCCACGAAGGTGATGAACTGCCGGCGTTGAACCTGCCAGCCATCAACCGCACCACCCTGGCCCTCTACTGCGGCGCTTCGGGTGACCACAACCCGATCCATATCGACATCGACTTCGCCCGCAAGGCGCGCATGCCCGACGTATTTGCCCACGGCATGTTGTCCGCCGCCTACTTGGGACGCCTGCTGACCCAGTGGGTACCGCAGCAACAGGTGCGTTCGTTGTCGATGCGTTTTACCGGCATCACCCAGCTCGGCCACACGCCGACTTGCACAGGCAAAATCACCGAAAAATTTGAAGAAAATGGCGAGAAGCGTGTGCGCCTGGCGATCCACTGCGCCAACCAATATGGCGAGGACAAGCTTGTCGGCGAAGCCGTCGTAGCGCTGGTCTGA
- a CDS encoding SDR family NAD(P)-dependent oxidoreductase: MKKLEGKVALITGSGRGIGRSVALQLAAYGAKIVVNDLDAAPAEEVVAEIRAAGGEAVACVGSVTAADFAERFVQTAVQSFGGIDIIVNNAGYTWDNVIQKMTDEQWYAILDCHLTAPFRILRAAQPVISAQAKKEVAEGREVFRKVVNISSVAAGGNAGQANYSSAKAGILGMTKTLAREWGRMKVCVNAVAFGFIDTRLTQALAGNESKTVNIEGREIKVGVQQAMVDGASQMIPLGRPGTPEEAAGSVVMLCLPEANYVSGQTLVCGGGHGAV, from the coding sequence ATGAAAAAGCTCGAAGGCAAAGTCGCTCTGATCACCGGTTCCGGTCGTGGGATTGGTCGCAGTGTCGCCCTGCAACTGGCCGCCTATGGCGCCAAAATCGTGGTCAATGACCTGGACGCCGCGCCCGCCGAAGAAGTGGTCGCTGAGATCCGCGCCGCCGGCGGCGAAGCCGTGGCCTGTGTCGGCAGTGTCACTGCCGCCGATTTCGCTGAGCGCTTTGTGCAGACCGCCGTTCAAAGTTTTGGCGGCATCGACATCATCGTTAACAACGCCGGCTACACCTGGGACAATGTGATCCAGAAGATGACCGATGAGCAGTGGTACGCGATTCTCGACTGCCACCTGACCGCACCTTTCCGCATCCTGCGCGCCGCCCAGCCGGTCATCAGCGCTCAGGCCAAGAAAGAAGTCGCCGAAGGTCGGGAGGTTTTCCGCAAGGTGGTCAACATTTCTTCCGTTGCTGCCGGTGGCAACGCTGGTCAGGCTAACTACTCCTCGGCCAAGGCGGGCATCCTCGGCATGACCAAGACGCTGGCCCGCGAGTGGGGCCGCATGAAGGTGTGCGTCAACGCCGTAGCGTTCGGCTTCATCGATACGCGTCTGACTCAGGCACTGGCCGGCAACGAAAGCAAGACCGTCAACATCGAGGGCCGCGAGATCAAGGTCGGTGTACAGCAGGCCATGGTTGACGGCGCCAGCCAGATGATCCCGCTGGGCCGTCCGGGCACGCCGGAAGAAGCCGCAGGTTCGGTGGTGATGCTGTGCCTGCCGGAAGCCAACTACGTGTCCGGCCAGACCCTGGTCTGCGGTGGCGGTCACGGTGCTGTTTAA
- a CDS encoding acyl-CoA dehydrogenase family protein gives MDIQYTPAELAFREEVRAFLHDKLPPELAAKGRLGKRLTKHDYVSWMAALNERGWYASLWPAELGGTGWSEVQKHIFEDECAAFGAPPVLPFGVVMVGPVIIKFGTEEQKAHYLPRILDGTDWWCQGYSEPGAGSDLASLKTRAVRDGDHYVVTGQKTWTTQAQFADWIFCLVRTNSEAQAQRGISFLLIDMKSPGISVRPIITLDGDHEVNEVFFDDVRVPVANLVGEENHGWTYAKYLLTHERTTVAGIGTSKAQLRQLKHIAGREQRNRRPLIDDPLFRAQIAEVEMQLIAAEMSTLRMLAAARDGGGIGAASSFLKVKGSEIRQSLSHLMRKAVGPYALPFLDAEQEQVTTDNLLHTEYSSTVSGQYFNLRKLSIFGGSNEIQKNIVSKMILEL, from the coding sequence ATGGACATCCAATACACGCCGGCCGAACTGGCCTTCCGTGAGGAAGTGCGGGCTTTTCTGCATGACAAGCTACCCCCGGAGCTGGCCGCCAAAGGACGGTTGGGCAAACGCCTGACCAAGCACGATTACGTGAGCTGGATGGCGGCGCTGAACGAACGCGGCTGGTACGCGTCCCTGTGGCCGGCGGAGCTGGGCGGCACTGGCTGGAGCGAAGTACAGAAGCATATTTTCGAAGACGAGTGCGCCGCGTTCGGTGCGCCGCCGGTACTACCGTTCGGGGTGGTGATGGTGGGCCCGGTCATCATCAAGTTCGGCACCGAAGAGCAAAAAGCCCATTACCTGCCCCGCATCCTCGACGGCACCGACTGGTGGTGCCAGGGTTATTCCGAACCCGGTGCCGGTTCCGACTTGGCCTCGCTGAAGACCCGCGCTGTGCGCGACGGCGATCACTACGTCGTCACTGGTCAGAAAACCTGGACCACCCAGGCTCAGTTCGCCGACTGGATTTTCTGTCTGGTGCGCACCAATAGCGAAGCCCAGGCGCAACGTGGCATTTCATTCCTGCTGATCGACATGAAAAGTCCGGGGATCAGCGTGCGGCCGATCATCACCCTCGACGGCGACCATGAAGTCAACGAGGTTTTCTTCGACGACGTGCGCGTGCCAGTGGCCAACCTGGTGGGTGAGGAAAACCACGGCTGGACCTACGCCAAGTACCTGCTGACCCACGAACGCACCACCGTCGCCGGCATCGGCACCTCGAAAGCGCAGCTACGCCAGCTAAAGCACATTGCTGGCCGGGAACAGCGTAATCGCCGGCCATTGATCGACGACCCGCTGTTTCGCGCACAAATCGCCGAAGTGGAAATGCAACTGATCGCAGCCGAAATGAGCACGCTGCGGATGCTCGCCGCCGCCCGTGATGGCGGCGGCATCGGCGCCGCCAGCTCGTTTCTCAAGGTCAAAGGCTCCGAGATTCGCCAGTCCTTGAGCCACCTGATGCGCAAGGCTGTCGGCCCTTACGCGCTGCCGTTCCTGGATGCGGAACAAGAACAAGTGACTACCGACAATCTGCTCCACACCGAATACAGCTCCACGGTGTCGGGTCAGTATTTCAACCTGCGCAAGCTGTCGATTTTCGGTGGTTCCAACGAGATTCAGAAAAACATCGTCTCAAAGATGATTCTTGAACTGTAA
- a CDS encoding SDR family NAD(P)-dependent oxidoreductase: MTVLQGKVAIVTGAASGIGRATALLFARQGAKVVVADMNESAGLEVVRLIEQEGAQAFFQMLDVRSEENCAALVDSTLQRYGQLDIALNNAGVFAAPTLTEDQGLALWQRMLDVNLTGVFNCMVHELRAMKSRGGSIINTASVAGISGTYGAAAYCASKHGVIGLTRSAALEYGKYGVRINALCPGLIETPMTAGPDSGFNEKMISAGVKGSAVRRQGTPEEMAEMALWLASDRSSYATGGHFVVDGGVSA; the protein is encoded by the coding sequence ATGACGGTTCTACAAGGCAAAGTTGCGATCGTGACCGGCGCAGCGTCCGGCATCGGGCGGGCCACTGCCCTGCTCTTCGCGCGTCAGGGCGCCAAAGTGGTCGTGGCGGACATGAATGAATCCGCGGGCCTGGAGGTGGTGCGGTTGATTGAGCAGGAAGGCGCGCAAGCGTTCTTTCAAATGCTCGATGTACGCAGTGAGGAAAATTGTGCGGCGCTGGTCGATTCGACGTTGCAGCGATATGGCCAACTCGACATCGCCCTCAACAACGCCGGCGTCTTTGCCGCACCGACCTTGACTGAGGATCAGGGCCTGGCGCTCTGGCAACGCATGCTCGATGTCAATCTGACGGGCGTCTTCAACTGCATGGTTCACGAGCTGCGCGCGATGAAATCCCGCGGCGGTTCCATCATCAATACCGCCTCGGTCGCCGGTATCAGTGGCACTTATGGGGCTGCGGCGTATTGCGCCTCCAAGCATGGCGTGATCGGCCTGACCCGCAGCGCAGCTCTGGAATACGGCAAGTACGGCGTGCGCATCAACGCCCTGTGCCCCGGATTGATCGAGACGCCCATGACCGCCGGCCCGGACAGCGGTTTCAACGAAAAAATGATCAGCGCGGGCGTTAAAGGCTCGGCCGTACGCCGTCAGGGCACACCTGAGGAAATGGCCGAGATGGCGCTTTGGCTGGCCTCGGATCGGTCGTCCTACGCCACCGGTGGGCATTTCGTGGTCGACGGCGGTGTATCGGCTTGA
- a CDS encoding MaoC family dehydratase N-terminal domain-containing protein — MADKSLIGRSLGVTSAEVEKGRLRFFAKAIGETDPVYTDEAAAQAAGYKSLPVPPTFLLCLQGEGRDLVEMLDIYGFDLGRILHAEQSFVYHASAVAGDTLTFDSRVVDVYEKKGGALQFVVNETRVTNQDGIHIADVRGTLVQR, encoded by the coding sequence ATGGCAGACAAGAGTCTGATCGGCCGCTCGCTCGGCGTCACCAGCGCCGAAGTGGAAAAAGGCCGCCTGCGTTTCTTCGCAAAGGCGATTGGTGAAACCGACCCGGTATACACCGACGAAGCTGCGGCTCAGGCCGCTGGCTATAAATCCCTGCCGGTACCACCAACGTTCCTCCTGTGCCTGCAAGGCGAGGGGCGCGACCTGGTGGAAATGTTGGACATCTACGGCTTTGACCTGGGGCGCATCCTGCACGCCGAGCAATCGTTCGTGTACCACGCCAGCGCCGTTGCCGGTGACACGCTGACTTTCGATTCCCGCGTAGTCGATGTCTACGAAAAGAAGGGTGGCGCCTTGCAGTTCGTGGTCAACGAAACCCGCGTGACCAATCAGGACGGCATCCACATCGCCGATGTCCGCGGCACCCTCGTTCAACGTTGA
- a CDS encoding enoyl-CoA hydratase/isomerase family protein has protein sequence MNYEQYNFITFEKDNGVLTVRLNRPEAFNAVNGALHEELSRVFADIAADRSVHALVLTGEGRGFCGGGDLAWMRDIDQQGIDQLFREARKIIIDMLELPQPIIAAVNGHAAGLGATLALFCDMIFVAESAKISDPHVRVGIAAGDGGGAIWPLLVGPARAKQYLFTGDTLSATEAERIGLVNQVVANGEVLTSATAMARRMADGPRLAIQASKAVVNKILRDTVNLVLDTSLALEKENFFSADHKEAIKAFEEKRSPVYRGA, from the coding sequence ATGAACTACGAACAGTACAACTTCATCACCTTCGAAAAAGACAACGGCGTGTTGACCGTACGTTTGAATCGCCCTGAAGCTTTCAACGCGGTGAACGGTGCACTGCACGAAGAGCTTTCCCGGGTATTCGCCGACATCGCCGCCGACCGCAGCGTGCATGCCCTGGTCCTGACGGGTGAAGGTCGCGGTTTTTGCGGTGGCGGCGACCTCGCCTGGATGCGTGACATCGATCAGCAAGGCATCGATCAGCTGTTCCGTGAAGCACGCAAGATCATTATCGACATGCTTGAACTGCCACAGCCGATCATCGCGGCGGTCAATGGTCACGCGGCCGGTCTTGGAGCAACCCTGGCGTTGTTCTGCGACATGATTTTCGTCGCCGAGTCAGCGAAAATTTCCGACCCTCATGTACGCGTAGGCATTGCTGCCGGTGATGGCGGTGGTGCTATTTGGCCCCTGCTGGTCGGCCCTGCCCGCGCCAAACAATACCTGTTTACCGGCGACACGCTCAGCGCTACCGAAGCCGAGCGCATCGGCCTAGTCAATCAGGTCGTAGCCAATGGCGAAGTGTTGACCAGCGCCACCGCGATGGCCCGACGCATGGCTGACGGTCCGCGCCTGGCGATCCAGGCCAGCAAGGCCGTCGTCAACAAGATCCTGCGCGACACCGTCAACCTGGTCCTCGATACCTCGCTAGCCCTCGAGAAGGAAAACTTCTTCAGTGCCGACCACAAGGAGGCGATCAAGGCCTTCGAAGAGAAGCGCTCCCCGGTCTACCGCGGCGCCTGA
- a CDS encoding acyl-CoA synthetase: MYITQGLHRHLQRCPNATAIRYQGRGITYAEFGDRVARLAGALKGLSVTRGDRVAMLSLNSLRYIEYYQAVPWADAVLNPVNTRWSVTEIIYSLDDSGTTVLIVDDNFLAHASKIIETAKTLRVVIYAGDGETPSGMLNYEALIAEYAPVEDARRGGDELLGIFYTGGTTGFPKGVMLSHTNVCVSSMAIVMSGSCRPHERFLHTMPMFHLADFAAMTALFISGGTHIVLPSFLPQTVLETIATERVSEILLAPTMIQMLLDWRTNNPDTAGLDLSSLQTLGYGASPITPVLLDRARDTFPSAGFRQGYGMTELAPIATLLLPEYHSAEHHQSGKMHSAGQPAACVEVRVVDTEDLEVPRGTVGEIAVRGANVMLGYWNKPEATAEVLRNGWMHTGDGGYMDDDGFVHVCDRLKDMIVSGGENIYSAEVETAIASHPAVAQVAVIGIPCDKWGETVHAVIIRKPGAIVTDEQVVSHCRERIAGYKCPRSVEFRDSLPVSSVGKVLKTDLRAPFWEGRKRGVA, from the coding sequence ATGTACATCACCCAAGGTTTGCACCGTCACCTGCAACGCTGCCCGAACGCTACTGCCATTCGCTATCAGGGTCGCGGCATCACCTACGCCGAATTTGGCGATCGCGTTGCACGCCTCGCCGGTGCGTTAAAGGGCCTGAGCGTCACACGCGGTGATCGCGTGGCGATGCTGTCGCTCAACTCCCTGCGCTACATCGAGTACTACCAGGCAGTGCCTTGGGCCGATGCGGTGCTCAACCCGGTCAATACCCGTTGGAGTGTGACGGAAATCATCTACTCGCTTGACGATTCGGGTACGACGGTGCTGATCGTCGACGACAACTTTCTGGCCCATGCGAGCAAGATCATCGAAACAGCAAAAACCCTACGGGTGGTGATCTATGCGGGTGACGGTGAAACACCGTCCGGCATGCTTAATTACGAAGCGTTGATTGCCGAGTACGCGCCAGTCGAGGACGCACGTCGCGGCGGCGATGAGCTGCTGGGTATCTTTTATACCGGTGGCACCACCGGTTTTCCGAAAGGTGTGATGCTCAGCCACACGAACGTCTGCGTTTCATCGATGGCCATCGTTATGTCTGGCTCCTGCCGTCCACACGAACGTTTCCTGCATACGATGCCGATGTTCCATCTGGCTGACTTTGCGGCCATGACCGCACTGTTCATCAGCGGCGGTACCCACATCGTCCTGCCTTCTTTCCTGCCACAGACCGTGCTGGAAACCATTGCCACCGAGCGAGTCAGCGAAATCCTTCTGGCACCGACCATGATCCAGATGCTGCTGGACTGGCGGACCAACAATCCTGACACCGCCGGCCTTGACCTGTCGTCACTGCAAACCCTGGGCTACGGCGCATCACCCATCACACCAGTTTTGCTGGATCGTGCCCGTGATACGTTCCCCAGCGCCGGATTCCGCCAGGGTTACGGCATGACAGAACTGGCGCCCATCGCCACCTTGCTGTTACCCGAGTATCACAGCGCAGAACACCACCAAAGCGGCAAAATGCACTCGGCCGGGCAGCCGGCGGCGTGCGTGGAAGTGCGCGTCGTCGATACCGAAGACCTGGAAGTGCCGCGTGGCACCGTCGGGGAGATAGCCGTACGCGGGGCGAACGTCATGCTCGGTTACTGGAACAAACCTGAAGCCACCGCTGAAGTATTGCGCAATGGCTGGATGCACACCGGTGACGGCGGCTACATGGATGACGATGGATTCGTCCATGTGTGCGACCGCCTAAAGGACATGATCGTCAGCGGCGGCGAAAACATCTATTCCGCTGAAGTGGAGACCGCCATCGCCAGCCACCCGGCCGTGGCCCAGGTCGCGGTGATCGGCATCCCCTGCGACAAGTGGGGCGAAACGGTGCACGCGGTGATCATCCGCAAACCCGGCGCGATAGTCACTGACGAGCAAGTGGTCAGTCACTGCCGCGAACGCATCGCCGGCTACAAGTGCCCACGTAGTGTCGAGTTCCGCGACAGTTTGCCGGTTTCCAGCGTGGGCAAGGTGCTCAAGACCGACCTGCGAGCGCCGTTCTGGGAGGGCCGCAAGCGCGGTGTGGCCTGA